The following proteins are encoded in a genomic region of Gavia stellata isolate bGavSte3 unplaced genomic scaffold, bGavSte3.hap2 HAP2_SCAFFOLD_42, whole genome shotgun sequence:
- the LOC132321514 gene encoding olfactory receptor 14C36-like, whose translation MSNSSSITEFFLLAFADTRQLQLLHFCLFLGIYLAALLGNGLIITAIACDHHLHSPMYFFLLNLSLLDLGSISTTLPKAMASSLWDIRIISYAGCAAQVFLFLFLMSTEFCLLTVMSYDRYVAICKPLHYGTLLGSRACVHMAAAAWGSGLLYAVLHTANTFSLPLCQGNALDQFFCEIPQILKLSCSDTYLREVGLLVVSACFSFGCFVFIVLSYVQILRAVLRIPSEQGRHKAFSTCLPHLAVVSLFLSTIMFSYLKPPSISSPSLDLVMAVLYSVVPPAVNPLIYSMRNQELKGAIKKWFSWTFFNS comes from the coding sequence atgtccaacagcagctctaTAACTGAGTTCTTtctcctggcattcgcagacacgcgtcagctgcagctcttgcacttctgcctcttcctgggcatctacctggctgccctcctgggcaatggcctcatcatcaccgccatagcctgtgaccaccacctccacagccccatgtacttcttcctcctcaacctctccctcctcgacctgggctccatctccaccactctccccaaagccatggccagTTCCCTGTGGGACATCAGGATCATTTCCTATGCAGGTTGTGCTGCCCaagtgtttctgtttctctttttgatGTCAACAGAATTTTGTCTTCTCACTGTCATGTcctatgaccgctacgttgccatctgcaaacccctgcactacgggaccctcctgggcagcagagcttgtgtccacatggcagcagctgcctggggcagtgggttgctctacgctgtgctgcacacagccaatacattttcactaccgctctgccaaggcaatgccttggaccagttcttctgtgaaatcccacagatcctcaagctctcctgctcagacacgtacctcagggaagttggacTTCTTGTGGTTAGtgcttgtttcagttttgggtgttttgttttcattgtgctgtcctatgtgcagatcttgagggccgttctgaggatcccctctgagcagggacggcacaaagccttttccacgtgcctccctcacctagCTGTGGTTTCCCTGTTCCTCAGCACCATCATGTTttcctacctgaagcccccctccatctcctccccatccctggacctggtgatggcagttctgtactcggtggtgcctccagcagtgaaccccctcatctacagcatgaggaaccaggagctcaagggtGCCATCAAGAAATGGTTTTCATGGacatttttcaacagctga